One window of the Granulicella arctica genome contains the following:
- a CDS encoding HD domain-containing protein, producing MTTTSITNVIPDTKLAREAHDILREFSTDLLYNHSNRVYLFASEQGRQQQLRFDAELLYVSAAFHDMGLLSEYSSEAERFEVDGANAARQFLTAHGIAAETAQTAWEAIALHTTPGITQYMKPEVALLFTGVGLDVLGEGFDAFPEALREQIVAEYPRENFKEGIVTAFFGGFAHKPASTWGTVKADVCERYIPGYKSPNFCDLIANSPFPNSTS from the coding sequence ATGACGACTACATCGATAACGAACGTGATTCCTGATACCAAGCTTGCTCGCGAGGCCCACGACATCCTTCGTGAATTTTCAACCGACCTGCTCTATAACCATTCCAATCGCGTCTACCTGTTCGCGTCGGAGCAGGGCCGACAGCAACAGCTTCGCTTCGATGCCGAACTGCTCTACGTGAGCGCGGCGTTCCACGACATGGGGCTTCTAAGTGAATACTCCAGTGAAGCGGAGCGATTCGAAGTAGACGGTGCGAATGCGGCACGACAGTTCCTGACGGCGCACGGCATTGCTGCAGAGACGGCGCAGACTGCATGGGAGGCGATTGCGCTGCACACAACGCCTGGCATTACACAGTACATGAAGCCTGAGGTCGCTTTGCTGTTTACCGGTGTGGGTCTGGATGTTTTAGGCGAGGGCTTTGACGCCTTCCCTGAAGCCCTGAGAGAGCAGATTGTCGCGGAGTATCCGCGCGAGAATTTTAAGGAAGGGATCGTTACAGCATTTTTCGGCGGATTCGCACACAAGCCGGCTTCAACGTGGGGCACGGTGAAGGCCGATGTCTGCGAGCGGTACATTCCCGGTTACAAGAGCCCGAACTTCTGTGACCTGATCGCGAACTCACCGTTCCCGAACTCGACAAGCTAA